Proteins encoded in a region of the Coffea arabica cultivar ET-39 unplaced genomic scaffold, Coffea Arabica ET-39 HiFi ptg000061l, whole genome shotgun sequence genome:
- the LOC140032783 gene encoding uncharacterized protein: MALVEFAYNNSYHLSIQMAPYKALYGKKCWSPIYWDEVGERKVLDSTAIPWIEEAREKVKMIRQRLQTAQSRQKSYADNRRKDLEFEVGDHVFLKRIGKVAYRLELLSSLSRIHDIFHISMLKKYYPDPTHILQLEEIEIDESLTYEEKPVQLLDRKVKELRNKQIPLVKILWRNHGIEEAT, from the exons ATGGCTTTAGTAGAGTTTGCTTACAATAACAGTTACCAtttgtcaattcaaatggccccatacAAAGCACTTTACGGGAAGAAGTGCTGGTCACCGATCTATTGGGATGAAGTCGGCGAGAGGAAGGTTCTAGATTCAACGGCTATTCCATGGATAGAGGAGGCACGAGAAAAAGTCAAGATGATACGCCAAAGACTCCAAAccgctcaaagccgacaaaagagctatgcggaCAATCGAAGAAAGGATCTGGAGTTCGAGGTTGGGGATCATGTTTTTCTTAAG AGAATTGGTAAAGTAGCGTATCGACTTGAACTACTATCAAGTCTATCCAGGATTCATGACATCTTCCACATCtcgatgcttaagaagtattatCCCGATCCAACCCACATCTTACAACTGGAGGAAATTGAGATAGATGAGTCACTTAcctacgaagagaaacctgtacAGTTGCTTGACCGAAAGGTTAAGGAGCTGAGAAACAAACAAATTCCTTTGGTGAAGATcttatggagaaatcatgggatagaagagGCTACCTag